DNA sequence from the Paenibacillus azoreducens genome:
GACGAGCAAGAGAGCATTGAATCATTAAGTCTTTTGAATGTGGTAAGATCCTTCAGGTATTGGCCCCGTATTTTTCAATTGCTCTGGAAGGTTTCGGCCAAAGACCTTATATGCTTCTCGATTCTAAATCTGATTCAAGGCTTTTTACCTGCCTTATCCATTATGGCCACCCAGCAATTAATCAACAATATTACTTCAACTCAGGAAAAAATCCTCGGCGCTTTCCTGTTCTTTATAGCCGTTTCTATTTTTTTCGGTGCTGTGTCTATATATCAGAGTTATTTTGAGTCCCTTTATCAAGCCAAACTTTCGAATTATACAAACGTCATTATCATGGAAAAAGCCTCACGGTTAACGCTCGCTGATTTTGAAAATTCACAAGTTCAGGATCAACTGAAAAGAGTGCAGACGGATTCCGGCTACCGTCCATTTCAAATTACGAAGCAGATATTCGGTATTGCAAGCAATTTGATTTCCCTGGTATCCATGATATCGATCGTAATGATTTGGAATTGGTGGGCAGCGCTGCTTCTTATCTTGATCCCCGTAATTTCGTTTTTCTCTTTCTTGAGGATCGGAAGACAGGAATTTGTTATCCAATGGAAAAGAGCTCCAAAATCCAGATCGGCTTGGTACCTGAGTTACCTATTAACCAGGGATAATTCATTTAAAGAAGTAAAGCTGTACACTTTGGGCAGTTATTTTGTTAAGCAGTACAGGAAAATATGCGAGGATTTTTTTGCTGAGGATAAATTGTTGGCCGGTAAAAGGCTAAAGTATAGTGTCGTATACAAGTTAATTGATAACTTATCGTCATATTCTATTATTTTTCTGGCGGTTATTTCTGCTTATAGAGGGCAGTTGCCGATTGGTAACGTAGTGGGCATATTCCAATCTATTTCTCAAGTACAGGGAAGATCGGACAGCATTGTTCAACAGGTATTGGGACTATGCCAAAACAATCTTTTCCTGGAACAGCTGTTTAGTTTTCTGGATATTGATTCTACTGAAAGAGAGCGCCTTCAAGAACGAAGTGAAATTAAAGAGATTAACAAAATCGAGTTCCGGGATGTATCTTTCCGGTATCAGGGAAAGCAACAATATGCCTTGAAAAATATTAATTTTACTTTAGAACAAGGACAAACGGTTGCAATCGTCGGCCATAATGGGTCGGGAAAATCAACCCTTATCAAGATTTTACTGCAGTTGTATGCCCAGACGAAAGGCCAGATATTAATTAATGACTTACCGATCCAGGAAATAAATGATGTTAGTTATCAAAAGAGGGTCGGTGCCGTATTTCAGGATTTCGTACAATATGAAATGCCCGTGAGACAAAATATCGGATACGGGAATATCGGAGAGGTCGATAACGATCAAAGAATAGCGGAAGCTGCTTCAAATGCGGGAATAGACACTTTGATTGAAAACCTGCCCAATAAGCTTGACACGCAACTCGGACGCTGGTTTGAACATGGTCATCAGCTCTCTGGCGGACAATGGCAGCGTATAGCGATTGCGAGGGCTTTTATGAGGGACGCCGACGTGTATATTTTGGATGAGCCTAGTTCATTTCTCGATCCGGAAGCTGAAAGGGACGTGTTTGAGCGGTTTCATGATTTGATTAAAAACCGAATTGGAATTTTTATTTCGCATAGGCTTTCTTCTGTTAACTTCGCTGATCAGATATGGGTGATGGAAGAAGGGGAGATTGTGGAGATGGGAACACACGCAGAACTTATGGCAAGAAATCAAACCTATGCAAGACTATATAGACTGCAGGCGGATGCCTATTCCACAAATGTCTCTGCTGTTTAATAACCGATCGTCAATTTATTCTATGTTAGTGAGGTGTTCATATGACGGCTCATACATTTCAAAATGATTTGGCCGAGAAATTTAGTACAGCTAGAGCTATTGGGGTGGAAATCGCTAACCGTATGAAGGATCCAAAAGAGGTTAGGCAAATCATCACGGCTCATGGAAATATATCTATTTTTGGGGAGCATCCTTGGAGAGATACTGCATTTTCCGCCGGATATCCCGGAATTATACTGTTATTTGCCGAGTTGGATCGTCAGTCACCTGAGGAAGGGTGGGACTTGATCGCCCATCAATATTTATTAGCGCTGCAAGAGGGATTGCAGGAAGAGGGCTATCCCAATTCCTCGATGTTTGGCGGATTAGCGGGCATCGCTTTTGCCGCTTATACGGTATCAAGAAATGGTACACGATATACCCGGTTTATCCGCAATATAACCGATCTGATCATTGAAGAAGTATCAGCGTCATTAAAAGCCTTTGTCAGCGGCGAGCTATGGCCCGGTCCAGGAATCTCCCCGGCATTTTACGATGTTATCATGGGTTTGAGCGGAAGCGGTCGTTACTTGCTCGAAATAGCAAATGATGATGATAGGGCATATAAGCTGGTCATAGACATACTGAAATTTATGGTTAAATTAACAGATCCTATTACGGTAGATGGGTATTGCGTGCCAGGATGGTATGTTCCTCAGCGTTATCAGTTTACCGAGGAAGATAAAGAGCATTTTCCTAAAGGTAATTTCAATTGCGGGTTGGCCCATGGAATCCCGGGTCCTCTTGTGCTTATGAGTAAAGCATTGCAGAAAGGAATTAAAATCGATGGGCAAGTTGAAGCAATACAAAGAATATGCGAATGGTTAATTAACCATGCAAAAGAAGATGAATCGGGGTTGTATTGGCCAAGTTTTGTCTCTTTCGAAGAGGAGACTGCGAATGATAAAAATTCTGAAAGGTCGAGAGATGCTTGGTGCTATGGAACTGCTGGAGTTGCACGTGCTCTCTTTTTAGCGGGAAGCATACTTAAAGACGAGGAAATTAGCCGATGGGGTATACGGGGGTATGATGCCATCTATTCAAGGCCAGAAAAAGTCTGGAATTTGACAGGACCGACTTTTTGTCATGGCTATGCGGGCTTATTGTATTTAACTTTATTAATGGCGAAAGATACGCAAGAAGAAAGGTATGAAGGTTATATTGAAAGGATTTTAGACCCTTTAATGGATTGTTATGATACTCAGGCTCCATTAGGCTACAAGGATATCGAAATCAAAGATGGAATAGACAAAGCGGGAATATTGGACGGCGCTGCGGGGATTGCATTGGTCCTTATATCATTAAATACAGCGGGAGAATCGGAGTGGAACTATCCTTTTCTGATTTCGTAAAAGTAAGAGTTTTGTAAGGTTTTTTTAAACAGGGGGTAAGATGTCATCCTTAGACTAATGAGTGTGAACTCATTTTGAATGGGGAGGATGGAATATGAATTATGTTGTGGAAACAATAAATCTTACGAAAGCATACAAAAAACAGGCAGCTGTTGATGGTGTTCATTTACAGATCAGCAGAGGAAAGGTATTTGGCTTGCTCGGTCCCAACGGGGCCGGAAAGACGACGCTCCTTAAATTGCTTGTCGGGCTGCTGCGCCCTACCTCGGGTGAGATTAAATTGTTTGGCGAGCCTTGGAGGCGGGAGTCTTTGGCTAGGATAGGCGCATTGATCGAGACGCCGGCGATTTATGGGCATCTGACAGGGCGCGAGAACCTGCAGGTTCATCAACGGCTGCTCGGTATACCTGTAAGCCGGATTGATCGTGTTCTTGAAATCGTCGGACTTCATAAGGTTGACCGCAAAAAGAAAGCGGCTGCTTATTCTTTGGGAATGAAGCAGCGCCTGGGAATTGCTATCGCATTGTTAAACGAACCCGAATTGCTTATTCTTGATGAACCGACCAACGGTCTTGATCCGCTGGGAATCCGGGAGATGAGAACTCTCATCGAATCTTTTACTGATCAAGGAATAACTGTTATTCTTTCAAGCCATATTCTCAGCGAGGTGGCTCAAATTGTTCAAGAAGTCGGTATTGTCAGTCACGGGAAATTGCGTTTTCAGGGCACGCTTGATAACTTGATGACGCAAGGCAGCGGCCAGGAAAATCTGGAGGAGCTTTTTATGCACTACGTGGACGAAGGCAAGGAGGCACTTTACCGATGAGATCATTTGTAGGTTCCGAATGGCTGAAGTACCGCAGAACGCTAACGCCTTGGCTGGTCGTCGCAGGCCCTTTTATTTTTGCTTTGATGCAGATGGTATTTGGTCTACTTATCCCGGGCGGTGTAGATTGGTCTCTTGCGCTAATGAATATCTATAATTGGTGGTCTGGTTTTGGTCTCCCTTTTGGAATTATTCTATTGACTGCATTATCCGTATCATATGAAAGAAAAGCGGGAGCCTGGAGGTTGCTTCGCGCTTACCCGGTCAAAGGAGGAAACCTGTATTTTTCGAAATTTATCGTTATAGCGCTACAAACTTTAATCGCCTGCATTTTCCTCGGGCTTTTCATCATATTGCTTTGCAGCTGGAGTGTTACCGGTACGATACCTTGGGGGCCGATTGCTCTCGGTATAACAATTTCTTGGCTTACAGCCCTTGCACAAATCGCTTTCATGCTTTGGGCTGCCCATATGTTTGGTTTTGGTCTGACTATCTTAATCGGTTTGGCAGGAATGATTTGCGGGATCCTGCAAAACAACCGGATTGAAGGATGGATGCTGCTTCCGTGGCAATGGCCGCTTCGAGCATTGGGAGCTCTTTTTGGTTTTCAAACAAACGGCATGCCACTCGATCCATCCAGTCCACTATTAGACAATAAATTAATTATAACGGCAATAATAGCCAGTCTATCCGTTTGCGTGGCGTTATCTGTCGCAGGAGCCGCTTGGTTTAAACGGAGGGAGGTTCAGTAACAGATGCTCAGTGGAATATATTCTGAATGGGGGAAATATCGGCGTACGGCAATTCCCTGGATACTGTTTCTGGTTCCGCTTGCTATCGCGCTTATCCTTTTGAAATATGGGTACCCATATCGATTAGGTAACAGCACATGGACTATAACCCATATTTTTGATAAGATTGGAGATATATGGTACGGGGTGTTTCTGCCTTTTTTCTGGGGGCTGATTCCGGGAATGGCTGCAAATCTCGAGGCAAGCGCAGGTCGCTGGATATCGTTGCGTATCACTAAGGTTTCGCCAGCTAGGCTGTATCTTAGCAAGTTGGCCGTAATCGTCATTTATACAGGGTTAAGTATGTTATGGTTAATTGCTTTGGTAATGATCAGTGCAGGGATACTGAACACGACAGGTTCAATGATGAATTGGATGGCTCTCCTTTTGGCTATTGTCGTGGGTTGGATTTCCTCCCTGCCGCTCATCATCATTGGCTTATGGCTCGCTGAGGCATTTGGATGGCCGGTATCCGTCGGCTTTGGATCGGTTGGAGTGCTCGTTGCGGCCATAATCGGCACAACGAGTTTGGGTAACGGAATATGGATGGCGTTGCCATGGACTTGGCCGGTACGTTTTTCATACAGCACCTACATGTTATTGATAGATTCCTCCGCAAACGAATATTCCATTATTAAATCTTGCGCGTTATTCATCATTGTTCTCGGCATTATGGTTGTGCTTGCCGCAGCTTCATCCTACTGGTTCAAGAGGCGGGAGGTTTGATTCATGTTTCTAAACCTTATTCGATCGGAATGCATCAAATACCGCCATACACTTCTTGTTGTGACCATTGGACTCGCTCCCCTCTTGGCAGCTGCGCTTTCCATATACAGTGAATTTGATAACGACTTCCATTGGAATCATATTTTACGAACGGCCGGCTTGTTATGGTTTGGAGGATGGATACCCATGATTTGCGGCCTTCTTGCAGGTTTTGCTTGTCAGCTTGAAAAGGGAGCGGGGAACTGGAAGGTTTTGCTGGTTAGACCTGTTTCGCCGAAATTGGTTTATTTCTCAAAACTGTTCGTATTGGTTATTCAAATGACTCTTAGTACAGCTCTGCTTTTCATTATACTGAATATAGCCTCATTATTTTTCCCGGACCAGGAACCGGTACCCTGGCTAAAATGGGGGGGGATGTGGACAGTTCAAACGCTCTTATCCATGAGTATTCTTTTTCTTTCATTTTGGATTGCGGCTGCAGCGGGACGTATAATAGCAGCGGGATTTGGATTTTTTTGCGTTATATTTTCTGGATTGTTGAGGATGATCAGCGGTTGGGGGAAGGTCGAAATTCCATTCTCCTTAATGGGAATTCAAATTCTTTTTGCAATAGTAGGTTGTGCTGCCATTTTATATTTCAGTTTAGTTTGGTTTGATAGAAGGTGGAGGACATGCAAGGAGGGGCACCGATCGTTTGGACTGTTTCATTAGCCAAATCATATCGCAATCATGACATCATAAAAAATGTGAATCTCAATCTAAAACAAGGTGAAATATATACTGTTTTGGGCACTAAGGGATCAGGCAAAACGACGCTGCTAAAATTATTGGCCGGAATCATAACCCCCACGGCAGGAAGTATCGAAATGTTTGGCATGAATCTATCAAAGAAGGTAAGTCGGAAGAAGCTTAGAAGGGTCGGCTATATGAACGGCGGGACTGGATTTTTGAGCCATTTGACTGTTGCCGAAAATCTCGACATCCATCGGAAATTAATGGGGGTGCCAGGAAAGCAATGTATCGACGATACGCTTCACAGATTTTATCTGGCTGAATTCAAAAATATCTGTGTGAAAGAGCTGCCTAACGAGATTAGGAGGAGGCTTAACGTCGCCCGGGCTCTTTTACATCGGCCGGAGCTGCTGCTGCTAGACGAGCCTGTTCAAGGCATGGACTCCTACACTCAAAGCGAGATTTTTCGTCTTATTCATGAACATGCCGCATCTCAACAAATGACCATCGTATTTACCGCCCGTCGCATGGAAGATGTTCCGTCTTATTCAAGTCAGGTTGGTATCATTCATCAGGGGGAAGTAATCAAGCAAATAAAGGCATCCGACCTTTCATCCCAATCCATGAACCATATCATCATTAAAGTAAACGATGTTGCGAAAGCGAGCGTTCTTCTTGAGCAGGAGATGGGAATCTATAATTATAGGGTGGTCGACCATGAATACCTCTGGGTTTTTGAAAAACTGAATCATTCGGCAGACATAAACCGCATTTTGATTCGTGGAAATGTGGATGTTTATGAACTCAGATTTGGCGGCAAAGACGATGATTTGATGAAGTTTTTAGAGGAGGATGAATGTTAACCCTGATATCTGTCGAATTTTTAAAGCTTAGGCGCTGCAAAATATGGTGGCTAATCTTATCTATATTTGCTGCTCACGCCTATTCGGACATTTTGAAAGTCAGCAGTTACCATTGGGATGTTTTTTTAAACGCAACATATATGAATCTTTGGCTCCGTCCCATACTCTTTACTTTCTTATCTGGATACCTTTTTACAAGGGATGATGAGCAGCGCATGCAAGTCATCTTCTTTTCATATCCGTTTAACCGCAGCCTCTGGTTTTTATCAAAATGTCTGACGGCCTTTTTATGGGTGGGAATGATTTTGTTCGTATCAGGTATCATCGACGTAAGTCTAGGAATGCTCTTTCTTCAAGATCCTTACACGTTTTCCGTGTTGAAATATCAATGC
Encoded proteins:
- a CDS encoding ABC transporter ATP-binding protein, which codes for MMMSHDEQESIESLSLLNVVRSFRYWPRIFQLLWKVSAKDLICFSILNLIQGFLPALSIMATQQLINNITSTQEKILGAFLFFIAVSIFFGAVSIYQSYFESLYQAKLSNYTNVIIMEKASRLTLADFENSQVQDQLKRVQTDSGYRPFQITKQIFGIASNLISLVSMISIVMIWNWWAALLLILIPVISFFSFLRIGRQEFVIQWKRAPKSRSAWYLSYLLTRDNSFKEVKLYTLGSYFVKQYRKICEDFFAEDKLLAGKRLKYSVVYKLIDNLSSYSIIFLAVISAYRGQLPIGNVVGIFQSISQVQGRSDSIVQQVLGLCQNNLFLEQLFSFLDIDSTERERLQERSEIKEINKIEFRDVSFRYQGKQQYALKNINFTLEQGQTVAIVGHNGSGKSTLIKILLQLYAQTKGQILINDLPIQEINDVSYQKRVGAVFQDFVQYEMPVRQNIGYGNIGEVDNDQRIAEAASNAGIDTLIENLPNKLDTQLGRWFEHGHQLSGGQWQRIAIARAFMRDADVYILDEPSSFLDPEAERDVFERFHDLIKNRIGIFISHRLSSVNFADQIWVMEEGEIVEMGTHAELMARNQTYARLYRLQADAYSTNVSAV
- a CDS encoding lanthionine synthetase C family protein encodes the protein MTAHTFQNDLAEKFSTARAIGVEIANRMKDPKEVRQIITAHGNISIFGEHPWRDTAFSAGYPGIILLFAELDRQSPEEGWDLIAHQYLLALQEGLQEEGYPNSSMFGGLAGIAFAAYTVSRNGTRYTRFIRNITDLIIEEVSASLKAFVSGELWPGPGISPAFYDVIMGLSGSGRYLLEIANDDDRAYKLVIDILKFMVKLTDPITVDGYCVPGWYVPQRYQFTEEDKEHFPKGNFNCGLAHGIPGPLVLMSKALQKGIKIDGQVEAIQRICEWLINHAKEDESGLYWPSFVSFEEETANDKNSERSRDAWCYGTAGVARALFLAGSILKDEEISRWGIRGYDAIYSRPEKVWNLTGPTFCHGYAGLLYLTLLMAKDTQEERYEGYIERILDPLMDCYDTQAPLGYKDIEIKDGIDKAGILDGAAGIALVLISLNTAGESEWNYPFLIS
- a CDS encoding lantibiotic protection ABC transporter ATP-binding subunit, with protein sequence MNYVVETINLTKAYKKQAAVDGVHLQISRGKVFGLLGPNGAGKTTLLKLLVGLLRPTSGEIKLFGEPWRRESLARIGALIETPAIYGHLTGRENLQVHQRLLGIPVSRIDRVLEIVGLHKVDRKKKAAAYSLGMKQRLGIAIALLNEPELLILDEPTNGLDPLGIREMRTLIESFTDQGITVILSSHILSEVAQIVQEVGIVSHGKLRFQGTLDNLMTQGSGQENLEELFMHYVDEGKEALYR
- a CDS encoding ABC transporter permease — protein: MRSFVGSEWLKYRRTLTPWLVVAGPFIFALMQMVFGLLIPGGVDWSLALMNIYNWWSGFGLPFGIILLTALSVSYERKAGAWRLLRAYPVKGGNLYFSKFIVIALQTLIACIFLGLFIILLCSWSVTGTIPWGPIALGITISWLTALAQIAFMLWAAHMFGFGLTILIGLAGMICGILQNNRIEGWMLLPWQWPLRALGALFGFQTNGMPLDPSSPLLDNKLIITAIIASLSVCVALSVAGAAWFKRREVQ
- a CDS encoding ABC transporter permease, whose amino-acid sequence is MLSGIYSEWGKYRRTAIPWILFLVPLAIALILLKYGYPYRLGNSTWTITHIFDKIGDIWYGVFLPFFWGLIPGMAANLEASAGRWISLRITKVSPARLYLSKLAVIVIYTGLSMLWLIALVMISAGILNTTGSMMNWMALLLAIVVGWISSLPLIIIGLWLAEAFGWPVSVGFGSVGVLVAAIIGTTSLGNGIWMALPWTWPVRFSYSTYMLLIDSSANEYSIIKSCALFIIVLGIMVVLAAASSYWFKRREV
- a CDS encoding ABC transporter permease; protein product: MFLNLIRSECIKYRHTLLVVTIGLAPLLAAALSIYSEFDNDFHWNHILRTAGLLWFGGWIPMICGLLAGFACQLEKGAGNWKVLLVRPVSPKLVYFSKLFVLVIQMTLSTALLFIILNIASLFFPDQEPVPWLKWGGMWTVQTLLSMSILFLSFWIAAAAGRIIAAGFGFFCVIFSGLLRMISGWGKVEIPFSLMGIQILFAIVGCAAILYFSLVWFDRRWRTCKEGHRSFGLFH
- a CDS encoding ATP-binding cassette domain-containing protein, with the translated sequence MQGGAPIVWTVSLAKSYRNHDIIKNVNLNLKQGEIYTVLGTKGSGKTTLLKLLAGIITPTAGSIEMFGMNLSKKVSRKKLRRVGYMNGGTGFLSHLTVAENLDIHRKLMGVPGKQCIDDTLHRFYLAEFKNICVKELPNEIRRRLNVARALLHRPELLLLDEPVQGMDSYTQSEIFRLIHEHAASQQMTIVFTARRMEDVPSYSSQVGIIHQGEVIKQIKASDLSSQSMNHIIIKVNDVAKASVLLEQEMGIYNYRVVDHEYLWVFEKLNHSADINRILIRGNVDVYELRFGGKDDDLMKFLEEDEC
- a CDS encoding ABC transporter permease, which gives rise to MLTLISVEFLKLRRCKIWWLILSIFAAHAYSDILKVSSYHWDVFLNATYMNLWLRPILFTFLSGYLFTRDDEQRMQVIFFSYPFNRSLWFLSKCLTAFLWVGMILFVSGIIDVSLGMLFLQDPYTFSVLKYQCMSFLGSWILFSGLIPLGIILALGVRSTVRLGILSVLIPLLELPLTALFPKYALINPWLLPYLYFSFPYNYPTHFLWERGLWISVTLIAASLFFSWYLYVARDPKTDSYRYSLEE